Part of the Granulicella cerasi genome is shown below.
TGCTGCTCAAAGCGCGCCTTCGCCGCTGGCTGAGCGAGTTCGCTCGTTCGCACATGAATCGTGATCGGCTTCCGCACCCGCGCGGCGATCGCCATCTGGTCGACAAACGCACGCTGCTGCACCTCCACATCAGGGTTCTCCGCGTGATAGTAGTCGAGGCCGATTTCGCCCACCGCGATCACGCGCGAGTCGGAAGCCAGCGTGGCCAGCATCGCCAGCGATTCCGGATTCACCTGATGCGCTTCCTGCGGATGCACGCCCACCGACGCCCACACATTGGCGTAGTGATGCGCGATGTCCACGGCAACGTGCATCTCCGACGGCCCGTTGCCGATGCCAATGGCGAGCACTTCCTCCACGCCCGCAGCCTTCGCGTTCGCGAGGATCGCTGGCAGGTCCGTGTAGTCGTCGAGATGGCAGTGAGAATCAATCAGCATCATGGCCTACTTCAAACGCGTACCCACCGGCACGCCTTCCGGCACCGTGGCGAGGAAAGGCTTGCCGCCTTCCTCGCTCGCGGCAAGCAACATGCCATGCGACTCAAGCCCACGCATCTTGCGCGGAGCCAGGTTCGTGATCACGATGATGCGGCGGCCGATCAACTCTTCCGGCGTGTAGAACTCCGCGATGCCCGATAGAATCTGACGCTTCTCAAAGCCGAGGTCGACTTCCAAACGCAGCAGCTTATCGGCCTTCGGAATGCGTTCAGCAACGAGTACCTGCGCAACGCGAAGCTCAATCTTCACGAAGTCATCAATGCCGATCTCCGGTGAGGAATCCGCAGGCTTCGCAGGCGCAGCCACTTCTGCGGCAGCTTCCGCCGCAGGCGTTTCAACAGCAGCTACAGGAGTCGTTTCAGCAGCAGCTCCCGTCGTCGGAGCTGCAGTCGTATTCGTGTTTTCCATCTCGATCATCACTTCCGCTAAATTCTTATCTGCGCGCGGCACCAACGGTCCCAGCACGCTAAGTTTCGTTCCGGGGCCAAGGCCGCCCCAATGCATATTCGCGAGTTCGCCGTTCCGCCACGAGTGCTCTATCGAGCCCAGCCCAAGCTGTTCCCACACGCGCGTTGTAATGAACGGACACACCGTGTGCAGATGCGCCGTCGCCCAACGCACGGCCTCCGCCGTGACATAGAGCACCGTCGCAAGGCGCCCGCGCATCGCTTCATCCTTCGCAAGCTTCCAAGGCGCATTCGCCGTGATGAAGCCATCGACCACGGTGATGAAGCCAGCAATCTTACTCAAGCGCGTCGCGAAATCCGTCTCACCCAGCGCAGCAAGCTCGTGCTTCAACGCTTCGCCCGCGCGCGACAATATCGCGGCGTCAAAGCCATCGGGAGCGACGCCGTCTTCGCTGTCTTCGAACTTCGGTGCTGGAATCGCACCCTCGAAGTACTTCTCGATCATCGACAGCGTGCGGCTCACGAGGTTGCCGTAGCCATTCGCGAGGTCCGCGTTATAGCGCGTCACCATGGCGTCGAACGAGAAGCTGCCATCCTGCCCGAACGGAATCTCGCGCAGCAGGAAGTAGCGCAGCACGTCTGCACCGAACAGATCGCGCTCCTGTTTCGTCGACTCAGGAAACTGCGTGGCGAAGACGTTCTCACCAAACGCGTCGAGAATCGTCTCACTGCGCACCACGTTGCCGCGCGACTTCGACATCTTCGCGTTGTCGAAAAGCAGCCAACCGTTCGCCGTAATCTTCTTCGGCAACGGCAAGCCCGCCGCCATCAAAAACGCCGGCCAGTACACGCAGTGGAAGCGCGTAATCTCCTTGCCCACAAGGTGCAAATCCGCAGGCCAGTACTTCGCAAACGACGCGGCATCTTCAGGCTTGTCCGAGCCATAACCGATTGCGGTCATGTAGTTCGAGAGCGCATCGAGCCACACGTAGACGATGTGCTTCTGCGTTGCGCCTGCGGCCTTCTGGATCGCCTCCGGCACAGGCACGCCCCACGTGAAACTCGAGCGCGAGATGCTGAGATCCTTCAATGCTCCGGGGACATACGTGATGCCACTCGCAGCAGCTTCAGCCGTGGCACCGTCCGCATTCACGTTGCCACGCAAAAAGCTCAATACCTCATTTCTTGCGGTCGCGGGTTCGATCACCAACTCGCCCGACTCAATCGCATCAATCAACGACCGCTGATACTCGCTCAGCTTGAAGAAAAAGTTCTCCTCCGTCACCTGCTCGAGCAGCTTGCCGCAGTCCGGGCAAGGCGTGCCCACGGGCAGGTCCACAAACGCTTCATCGCTCACGCAGTACGCGCCGGTGTACGTGCTCAGATAGATCTTGCCGCGCTCGTACAGCTCTGCAAAGAGCTTCTGCACGCCGAGTTTGTGGCACTCATCCGTCGTGCGGATGTAGCGGTCATAGGTGAGGCCCATGCGGTCCCACAGCGAGCGGAACTTGATCGACACCTCGTCCGTAAACTGCTGCGGAGGCACACCCGCTGCCGCAGCCGAGCGCTCGATCTTTTGCCCATGCTCATCAGTGCCGGTCAGGAAAAACGTATCCTCGCCGCGCAAGCGATGCTCGCGCGCGATCACATCCGCAACGATCGTCGTGTACGCATGGCCAATATGCGGCCGCGCGTTCACGTAGTAGATCGGCGTCGTCAGGTAGTACTTGCTAGGGGTCTCAGAAGCCATCGGTCCTCTGTAAGTTTACTCGCTGTCGGAATCACAACAGACTTCCAGAATCCAGATATCCAGTGATCCAGTAAAAAACTGGCACTCTCGGTTCCCGGACTCTGGCATTCTGTTGTGACTATGGTCGACTTCCGCAAGCTGAGCTCCTGGCAGAAGGCACACGCAATCGCGCTGAACATCTATGAACTCACCCGAGGCCTCCCCCAGGACGAAGCCTTTGGCATGACGATCCAACTGCGGCGCGCCGCCACTGCCATCCCGCAACGCATCGCACTTGCTGCCGGACATGACATATCCCTGATGAGCGCGGAGACCAAGAAGGCCGCTGCGCTCACGAATGATCTCGAATACCTGATTCTGCTGTCACGCGATCTTGGCTACTTCACTACCGCGACGCATGAGCTACTCACGGCGGAGGTCACCGAAGTTCGCAAGATGCTGTTCGGCCTGGCGCGTTCGCAAGCTTCCCCTGCACAAACTCCCGCAGCGGCGCACTAGAAAAATCCGCCTCCACCGCGAACCACGGTTTCTTCAGCAGCGACGGCGCGACGCCCGCCCAGGAACCTCGCTGCTCGCCAATGAACGCGTCCACACGATCCAAATAGCGCAGCGCCGAGGGCTTGAAGTCCTCCACCGCGGCGTCGGTTACGAACAGCGCCAGGTCCGGCCGTACAAAGCGCAGCACACTGTTTGATTCCACGATCACATTCTCGTTCTCCGCGATCAGCTTCCGCACCCGCGGCATCGCGGAGGCCAGTTCTCCCTGTTGCGTGCGCACCCAGATCGACCGCCGCGCTCCCGCGGCCAGATATCGCGACGTGTCCTTGCCGCTCGTCGCCGAGCGCTCCTCGCTGATCGCGATCGTGTGATCCGCCGTTGCACAGTCGCACGGCTCGCCGTTCGCCGAGCAGACGCCATGCCCGTACTGGGTGATCTTCACCGCCACCCACTCGCGCTCGCGAAACGCGCCGATGACACCAGCCATCACGCCCGTCTTGCCGATATTTCGCGTGTGACCGCCGACGACTACCAGCATCGCTGCACCCCTGTTACTTCAGACGCCGCAAACGCGCCAACGACTTCAGCATGTCTTTGATGGGCTCAGCTGGTGTACCTGCAAACATCTGCCCAGGTCCCTTTACCGTCGCTCCACGGAATACGCCTGCCTGCCCGCCGAGAATTACGCCCGGGCCGATGTGGCAGTGGTCGGAAATGCCCACTTGCCCGGCCAGCACGGCACCGTCCTCTATCACACACGAACCCGAAATTCCGACCTGCGCGGCGATGACCACATTCCTGCCGACGCGCACATTGTGGCCAATGTGCACGAGGTTGTCGATCTTCGTTCCTTTGCCAATGCGCGTTTCGCCCAGCGCGCCGCGGTCAATCGTCGAGTTTGCGCCGATCTCTACATCGTCCTCGATCACCAACTCGCCCTGCTGCGGAAACAGCGTGTACTCGCCCGTCGCGGCATCGCGCACATAACCGAATCCCAGCCCGCCCAGCACCGCGCCCGCCTGCACCAACACGCGGTTCCCCAGCACCACGCCAGCCAGCACCTTCGCTCCCGCGCCCAGCGTCACATCGTCGCCTAGAACAGCATTCGCTTCGACGACCGCTCCGGCAGCCACGTACACGCGCGCGCCGATCTTCGCCATTGCATCGACTGACGCCGAAGGATGCACGAACGCCTCACGCTGCGGCGCAATCTTCTGGGCAAACTTCGCGAACTCAAGACGCGGATTCGTCACGACGACAATGCGCTCGTCAGCGGATTCCCCAGCCAACTCCGAGGTCGTCAGTACGGCTCCGGCCCGGGACGCGAGTGCTGCGGCCAACGACTCCGCCGACTCCGCAAACACCACTGCATCCGCCTTCGCGTTCTCTGCGGAGGCGACATGTGTCATCTTTTCGTGCAGCTCTTCCAGCTTCATCGCTCTCCTCTAGTACACCGGCGGCTCGCCCGCGGGGCGCGTCTTCCAGCGACGATGCAACCACAACCACTGGTCCGGGAACTCTCGGATCGCAGCCTCCAGCGCTGCTGTAAACCGCGCTGTGTTCGCCACGATGTCCGCCTCGGCGTCACCAGTTTTCCGCACGACGATCTCCTCGCCAAAGTGCAGAACGTATTTGCGCTCATCTTCATGCCAAGCGAGGTATCCCGGCAGCACGGCGGCGCCTGAGTGCATCGCCACACGCGCGAGCCCCGAGGCCGTGCAGGCCTCAACGCCAAAGAACGGCACAAACACCCCCTGCGGCGGCGTCATGTTCGTGTCCATCAGAATGCCGACGGTCTGGCCCTGCCTCATCGCAACCAGTAGCCCGCGCGCAAAGTCATCCTTGTGCAGCGCGCGGTTGCCATGCAGCGAGCGCACGCGGTCGACGAACGCATCCACGCGCGGATTGTCCAGGCGACGAATCACCATCGACATCGGATGCCCCATGAGCGAGTGGTAGAAGCTGGAAAGTTCCCAGGCACCAAGATGCGCCGTCAACACCAGCACCCCTTTGCCACGAGCCTCAGCCGCGAGGAACCGCTCCAGCCCAGCCTCGTCGTAGCGCACAAACTTCGACGCCGACTCACGCGTGTAGCCGCTCATCTTGCAGAATTCGGCCATCTGCCAACCGAGCGAGCGAAACTCTCCGCGCAGTAATTGCTCGCGTTCTGCCTCTGTCTTTTCCGGAAACGCGATCTCGAGGTTCCGCATACCGACGCGTCGCAGACGCCCAACGGCCGCGTATGCGAAAGCCCCAATGCCCGCTCCGAGCGCACGAGCCGCGGGCCTTGGCAACGCACCCACCGCACCCACCAGCGAACGCAGCGCCCAATACTCCGCCGCTTGCCGGAAGGCGCCGCCACCCTTCTTGCGGGGAGGCTGTGTCTGCTTGGAATCCATCGCGTTCAAACGCTCTCAGTGTACGCAATTCATCGCGTTGGAAGCAGCAAAAGGCGGCCGGAGATCCGGCCGCCTCTCACTCACCCGAAACGCTGGTGTTTAGTGGTTGATCTTCGAGATCACGAAGTACTTCGCGGTCGTGCGAACGAAGCGCTGTGCATTGGCCGGAACCGGTGTCTTGCCAGCAAGCACCTGCTTGAACGGCAGGTTCGCGCCATACTCCGCACGCATATCGTCGTCATCCGCATCCAGCACGGTACCGTCAAGGTTGATGCCGGCGAAGAGACCCTTCGAACGCGAGTAGGTCAGGAACTCCGAGTTGAGCTTCCAGTCGGTGCCAGCCTGCGCATTACGACCCACCGGGCCTGCCGAAGCTGCTGCATCCGCACCGAGCTTGAACTTCGCGCCCAGCATGTGCTGCAGGCCGTGCTCGTTCATAGCCACCAGGACGAGGTCAGTCGACTGACCGCCAATCTGCCAGCCGAAGCTGCCACCAGCGAGCTTCACCATCACCGGAGCAGACCAGCCCGTCGGCGTGCGGCAGGTCGCTGCGCCCTTGCCGTACTGTGCGCCCACGATGAAAGCGCCCTTCTTGTAAGCCGGGATCACAACGACGCAGTACGCGCCCGAAAGGATCGACTGCGGAATGCCCTTGTCAGGCGTCGCCATGATCTCCTGCAGCACATTCGCTGAATTGTTCAGACGCTCCGCGTTCTTGTCATCCTGCGCATGGGCTGCTACTGCACCCAGACCCATTGCCAGACCCAGTACAGCACTCACCATCTTCTTCATCGCTAATCTCCTTACGCGCGCACCAGCGCCGTATTTCGAGTGAGATGGAATACCAGGGGCTGTGGTTGTGTCAACGTCAAAAATGTTCACAAGTTGACCTCACCAAACCAAAAAAGAGGGGTGGGAGCCACGCTCTTGCCAGCGTCGCCACTCCACCCCATTTCTCCCAGGTCTGTACTGAAGTAATCATGCGACGGTTACCAAATTCCCACAACGGTACGAAGGGCTGTAGACCTCGTCCATTGTTCCGAAACAGTAACGTGCGCTCGAAAAGGGGGCGCCAGCCGCCTAAGCGCGCTCTTCTTCTTCCATGGCGCGCAGCGTGAGTTCTACGCGGTTTGCGGTACCGGTCTTGCGCAACATGCGGCCCAGGTGCGCCTTCACGGTGGTCTCGTCAATGCCTAAAGCCTGCGCGATATCGCGGTTCGATTTGCCGTCCTTCAACAGGCGAAGCACCTCATGCTCGCGCGGCGTCATCTTCGAAGCCACAGATAATCCGGTCGCGGTCTTGGAAGAAGACGTGCCACCTTCTTCCAACAGTCGCGCCAGCACCTTGCGCGGCGCCCAGACCGAGCCATCGAGCACGACCTCCATGGCCATGCGGAACTCGCTCTCGCTTGCCGTCTCGGCCAGATACCCCTTCGCACCGGCACCGATCACCGCTTGCACATGCAGCGGCTCCACGGACGCGCCAACGACGACGACCTTCGACTGGGGGCTTTCACGACGGATGCGGCTCAGCATCTCCGGCAACTGGCCGTTCGACATGCGCGTGTCCAGCACCAACGCCGACAGCGTCGCGAGCTGCTTCCACAGATGCGCAGGAGAAAGGATTACCGCCTCGAGACCATCGATCTCGTTCAGTATGGATTCCAGCCCAATTGACCGGAGCGGATCAGAGGCAAGAATGCCGATCCGCTGATTCATGTCTGCCTGCATCGTCCTCTTAGGATCTACATCCGTCCTGAGCGTTCAACCTTGCAGCGTTCTCACGCCGCATGTACAGCCTTGGGCCCGATTACAGTTTCGGCAGCACGATTCCCTGCTGCTTCTGGTACTTCCCGTTGCGATCGCCATAGCTCACTTCGCACTGTTCGTCGCTCTGGAAGAACAGGATCTGGCACAGGCCTTCGTTCGCATACACCTTCGCCGGAAGCGGCGTGGTGTTGGAGATTTCGAGCGTCACATAGCCTTCCCACTCAGGCTCAAATGGCGTGACGTTCACGATGATGCCGCAGCGCGCATACGTGCTCTTCCCCACGCAAACCGTCAGCACATCGCGCGGAATCTTGAAGTATTCGATCGACTTCGCGAGCGCAAACGAATTCGGCGGAACGATGACGCTGTCCGCCTGAACGGTCACAAAGGAGCGCTCATCGAAGTTCTTCGGATCGATGATCGCCGAGTTCACGTTCGTGAAAATCTTGAACTCATCGGAAACGCGCAGATCATAGCCGTAGCTCGAAAGGCCGTAGCTGATCACGCCTTCGCGTACCTGCTTCTCGCTGAAGGGCGAGATCATCCCGTTTTCCAACGCCTGCGTACGAATCCACTTATCGCTCTTGATCGCCATAAATCTTCCTTCGCGTCGCCCGCATCTTGCCGCAGACGATTCCGCTTGCAATTTCCTCAGAGGGCTTTTGTGCAGAGTACCGCAAACTGCTGTGGCTTTACATTGACAATCGAAAACACCGACCCTACCATCAACCCATCGGGCGTGTATCGCTCCCCCTCGACAGCTAACGCCATGCAAGTTACGGCGTCTGTTATGGAAAGGAAGACGACCCATTGATTAAGCAGGATCTTGTACAGCGCGTCGTGGAACGCACCGGGCTACCGCGCATCAAGGCGGAAGCATCGGTGGATGCCATCTTCGAGGCTATGAAGAAAGCCCTTACCGGCGGCGAACGCATCGAGCTACGTGGCTTCGGCGTGTTCACCGTGAAACCTCGCAAGACTGGCGTAGGACGCAACCCTCGCACCGGCGCAGAAGTATCGATCGCTCCGGGCAAAGCCGTGCGCTTCAAGCCCGGCAAGGAACTGCACCTGCTCGACTAATTTCTCTCCCAGCAGGCGGGCACTCGTGCTCGCCTCTATCCCCATCCCACGGACGCAAACCATCCTGCATGGCCCTACCTGAGACCGCGCCAGGCCCGCGCCCAACTTCCCCGACAATCGAACGCTCGACCCCACGCCAGCTTGCGACCCAGGCCGCGCTGATGCTTTGTACCCTGCTGACCACCACCGCCATCGGCATGAGGTACATGGACAACTTCCGCCACGGGCGCTTCCCGCTCGCGACCGAAGCCGACATCTTCCCCTTCCGCTGGGTGCTGGCGCATCTCGCCGACTGGCGCACCGGCCTGCCCTTTTCGCTGAGCCTGCTCGGCATCCTGCTCGCACATGAGTTCGGCCACTACTTCGCCTGCCGCCGCAATGGCATCAGCGCCACGCTGCCCTTCGTACTTCCAGCGCCTACGCTCAGCGGAACCGCCGGAGCTGTCATTCGCCTGCGCCAGCGCGTGAAAACCCGCGCCGCGCTCCTCAGCATCGGGGCCGCTGGCCCCATCGCCGGATTCTGCGTCGCCATCATCACCGTAACGCTCGGCTTGCTGCACTCGGTCGTCGCCATCGGCCAGCCGGAGCGCCTTGCCGAGCTCAACTCGCCGCTGCTTTTCGTCGCTGTCCAACGCGCGCTCACCGCCGCCGGAAAAATCAGCTTCAACGGCCCTGTACTCTGGCACCCCATCCTCGTCGCGAGCTGGATGGGACTGCTCATCACCTCGCTGAACCTCATCCCCGCAGGCATCCTCGACGGCGGTCACGTCCTTTACGCGCTCTCGCCGCGCATCCACCGCGTCGCCAGTACCGCGTCGGTGGTCGCCCTCTTCCTGCTGGCCGCTGCCAGCTGGGTCGGCTGGATCGTCTGGGCAATCTTCCTGCTCACACCCGCCATGCGACACCCGCGCGTCCGTGATCACTCTGAGATTTCGACTCCGCTCCGGCTCCTCGCACCGCTGTGCTTTCTGGTACTCGCACTCAGCATCACGCCGCGGCCCATCGCGCACGAAACCCTCTTCGATCTCCTGCGCGGCCTGCGCCACTAGCGGCTACATCAAGTGCAACGCGTCAACGTCGACCACGACGCTACGACGTGCAATGCCTTCACGATCCATCCACGCCAGCATCTGCTTCAGCACACGCTGTAGCGTGTCGCGTCGCTCCGACTTCAGCACCAGGTGGAAGCGGTAGATCCGTTTCACGCGTGATAACGGCGCCGCGGCAGGACCGAGCACACGCACGCCCTCCTGCTTTGCAGGCAGCAGAAACTTGCCGAGTCGCGCCGCAATGTCCAACGCCTCTTCCAACTGCTCGCTCTGGATCACCACGTTCGCCAACGCAGCCAGCGGCGGATACTTCATCTGCCGACGGAAGTACATCTCCCGCGCCGCAAAGCCTGTGTAGTCGTGCTCGCGCGCAAACTCGTTCACATAGTGGTCCGGCTGATACGTCTGCACGAGCACGCGCCCCTTCAGTTCGCCACGCCCCGCTCGCCCGCTCACCTGCGCGAGCAACTGAAAGACCCGCTCCGCTGCACGAAAATCCGGCAAGCCTAAAGCGAAGTCCGCACCGACGACGCCTACCAGTGTGACGCCGTGGATGTCATGCCCCTTGGCGATCATCTGCGTGCCGACGAGCAGGTTGATTTCGCCCGAATGCAGCCGCGACAGCAGCCGCTCCATGTCGCCGCGCGTCCGCACCGTATCGCGGTCCATGCGCCCGATGCGCGCCCCCGGAAACAGCTCCTGCAGCTTCTCTTCGCCTTGCTGCGAGCCTGCACCCATGTAGTACAGGTGGTCGCTTTCGCACTTCGGGCAATGCGACGGCACACCGCGCTTGAAGCCGCAGTAGTGACACTCCAAACGCTCGCCCACGCGCGCCTCGCCACCGTTGGAGTCTTCGTCGCCGTGCTTGTGATACGTCATCGAGATCGCGCAGTTCTCGCACTCGATCTTCTCGCCGCACTTGCGACACATCACGACGAACGAGTACCCGCGCCGGTTCAGCAGGATGATCACCTGCTCGCCGCGATCCAGCGTCTTCTGCGTCTCCGCGATGAGCTTCTGCGAAAACATCTGCTCCTTGCCCGTCTCGCGAAACTCCTCGCGCATGTCGATCATCTCGACCGTCGGCAACGGCCTGCCGCCCACGCGCTGACGCATCTCCACGCGCTCATACCGCCCACGCTCGGCGTTGTTCCAGGACTCCAGCGAAGGCGTCGCAGAACCCAGCACCACAGGGATGCCGCGCAGCTTCGCACGCATCACTGCCACATCGCGACCGTGATACCGCGGCGTCTCCTCCTGCTTGTAGCTCGAGTCATGCTCCTCATC
Proteins encoded:
- a CDS encoding TatD family hydrolase, translating into MLIDSHCHLDDYTDLPAILANAKAAGVEEVLAIGIGNGPSEMHVAVDIAHHYANVWASVGVHPQEAHQVNPESLAMLATLASDSRVIAVGEIGLDYYHAENPDVEVQQRAFVDQMAIAARVRKPITIHVRTSELAQPAAKARFEQHGNPDAAWDDLLRLLNEHWKPTGLPGIMHCFSGNMTQAKAAVELGFYLSFAGNVTYAKSAVIQEVAKWVPGDRMLVETDAPFLTPVPLRGKVSQNEPANTLHTARFLAELRSESFEDIAAQTTVNFRVLFPTTA
- the metG gene encoding methionine--tRNA ligase subunit beta gives rise to the protein MASETPSKYYLTTPIYYVNARPHIGHAYTTIVADVIAREHRLRGEDTFFLTGTDEHGQKIERSAAAAGVPPQQFTDEVSIKFRSLWDRMGLTYDRYIRTTDECHKLGVQKLFAELYERGKIYLSTYTGAYCVSDEAFVDLPVGTPCPDCGKLLEQVTEENFFFKLSEYQRSLIDAIESGELVIEPATARNEVLSFLRGNVNADGATAEAAASGITYVPGALKDLSISRSSFTWGVPVPEAIQKAAGATQKHIVYVWLDALSNYMTAIGYGSDKPEDAASFAKYWPADLHLVGKEITRFHCVYWPAFLMAAGLPLPKKITANGWLLFDNAKMSKSRGNVVRSETILDAFGENVFATQFPESTKQERDLFGADVLRYFLLREIPFGQDGSFSFDAMVTRYNADLANGYGNLVSRTLSMIEKYFEGAIPAPKFEDSEDGVAPDGFDAAILSRAGEALKHELAALGETDFATRLSKIAGFITVVDGFITANAPWKLAKDEAMRGRLATVLYVTAEAVRWATAHLHTVCPFITTRVWEQLGLGSIEHSWRNGELANMHWGGLGPGTKLSVLGPLVPRADKNLAEVMIEMENTNTTAAPTTGAAAETTPVAAVETPAAEAAAEVAAPAKPADSSPEIGIDDFVKIELRVAQVLVAERIPKADKLLRLEVDLGFEKRQILSGIAEFYTPEELIGRRIIVITNLAPRKMRGLESHGMLLAASEEGGKPFLATVPEGVPVGTRLK
- a CDS encoding four helix bundle protein, which produces MVDFRKLSSWQKAHAIALNIYELTRGLPQDEAFGMTIQLRRAATAIPQRIALAAGHDISLMSAETKKAAALTNDLEYLILLSRDLGYFTTATHELLTAEVTEVRKMLFGLARSQASPAQTPAAAH
- a CDS encoding UDP-3-O-(3-hydroxymyristoyl)glucosamine N-acyltransferase; the protein is MKLEELHEKMTHVASAENAKADAVVFAESAESLAAALASRAGAVLTTSELAGESADERIVVVTNPRLEFAKFAQKIAPQREAFVHPSASVDAMAKIGARVYVAAGAVVEANAVLGDDVTLGAGAKVLAGVVLGNRVLVQAGAVLGGLGFGYVRDAATGEYTLFPQQGELVIEDDVEIGANSTIDRGALGETRIGKGTKIDNLVHIGHNVRVGRNVVIAAQVGISGSCVIEDGAVLAGQVGISDHCHIGPGVILGGQAGVFRGATVKGPGQMFAGTPAEPIKDMLKSLARLRRLK
- a CDS encoding lysophospholipid acyltransferase family protein, which gives rise to MDSKQTQPPRKKGGGAFRQAAEYWALRSLVGAVGALPRPAARALGAGIGAFAYAAVGRLRRVGMRNLEIAFPEKTEAEREQLLRGEFRSLGWQMAEFCKMSGYTRESASKFVRYDEAGLERFLAAEARGKGVLVLTAHLGAWELSSFYHSLMGHPMSMVIRRLDNPRVDAFVDRVRSLHGNRALHKDDFARGLLVAMRQGQTVGILMDTNMTPPQGVFVPFFGVEACTASGLARVAMHSGAAVLPGYLAWHEDERKYVLHFGEEIVVRKTGDAEADIVANTARFTAALEAAIREFPDQWLWLHRRWKTRPAGEPPVY
- a CDS encoding lipid-binding SYLF domain-containing protein, translated to MKKMVSAVLGLAMGLGAVAAHAQDDKNAERLNNSANVLQEIMATPDKGIPQSILSGAYCVVVIPAYKKGAFIVGAQYGKGAATCRTPTGWSAPVMVKLAGGSFGWQIGGQSTDLVLVAMNEHGLQHMLGAKFKLGADAAASAGPVGRNAQAGTDWKLNSEFLTYSRSKGLFAGINLDGTVLDADDDDMRAEYGANLPFKQVLAGKTPVPANAQRFVRTTAKYFVISKINH
- a CDS encoding response regulator transcription factor; this translates as MNQRIGILASDPLRSIGLESILNEIDGLEAVILSPAHLWKQLATLSALVLDTRMSNGQLPEMLSRIRRESPQSKVVVVGASVEPLHVQAVIGAGAKGYLAETASESEFRMAMEVVLDGSVWAPRKVLARLLEEGGTSSSKTATGLSVASKMTPREHEVLRLLKDGKSNRDIAQALGIDETTVKAHLGRMLRKTGTANRVELTLRAMEEEERA
- the dcd gene encoding dCTP deaminase, whose protein sequence is MAIKSDKWIRTQALENGMISPFSEKQVREGVISYGLSSYGYDLRVSDEFKIFTNVNSAIIDPKNFDERSFVTVQADSVIVPPNSFALAKSIEYFKIPRDVLTVCVGKSTYARCGIIVNVTPFEPEWEGYVTLEISNTTPLPAKVYANEGLCQILFFQSDEQCEVSYGDRNGKYQKQQGIVLPKL
- a CDS encoding HU family DNA-binding protein yields the protein MIKQDLVQRVVERTGLPRIKAEASVDAIFEAMKKALTGGERIELRGFGVFTVKPRKTGVGRNPRTGAEVSIAPGKAVRFKPGKELHLLD
- a CDS encoding site-2 protease family protein, whose product is MLCTLLTTTAIGMRYMDNFRHGRFPLATEADIFPFRWVLAHLADWRTGLPFSLSLLGILLAHEFGHYFACRRNGISATLPFVLPAPTLSGTAGAVIRLRQRVKTRAALLSIGAAGPIAGFCVAIITVTLGLLHSVVAIGQPERLAELNSPLLFVAVQRALTAAGKISFNGPVLWHPILVASWMGLLITSLNLIPAGILDGGHVLYALSPRIHRVASTASVVALFLLAAASWVGWIVWAIFLLTPAMRHPRVRDHSEISTPLRLLAPLCFLVLALSITPRPIAHETLFDLLRGLRH